The genomic DNA AGGCCGTGCTCGCGTGCCAGTTTGACATAGCCTTCGACGGCCGGTTCCTGGTGCGGCGTGAAGCGGCCGCCGAGATCGCCGTTGATCGAAAGTCGCGAGCCCTTCGGCTTCGCGCCATCGAGGTACTTGCCGCTTAAGAGGCCGGCGGCGAGCGGCGAATAGGCGAGCAGGCCCACGTCTTCGTGGTGCGACAGCTCCGACAGGTCGAGGTCGTAGGCGCGGTAAAGCAGGTTGTATTCGTTCTGGATCGAGGCGACGCGCGGCAGGCTATGACGCTCCGCCATGTCGATGAACTTCATCGTGCCCCAGGCCGTTTCGTTGGAGAGGCCGATGGCGCGGACCTTGCCGGCTTTCACGAGGTCGCCGAGCTTGTCGAGGATTGCCCGGAGGTCACTCGCGACATGATCCTTGTCCTGCCTGGACGGGTCATAGGACCAGGCGTTGCGGAAATGGTAGTGGCCGCGGTTCGGCCAATGAAGCTGATAAAGGTCCACATAATCGGTCTTCAGCCGCCTGAGGCTGGCGTCGATCGCCTGGTCGATGCCCTCGGGCGTCGTCGGGTTGCCGTTGCGGATATAGGGGCGGCCGGGGCCGGCGACCTTGGTCGCAACGACGACCTCATCGCGCCGGCCGCGCCTGACCAGCCATTCGCCGATGAAGCGTTCCGTGTCGCCATAGGTCTCTGGCGAAAGCGGGGTCGTGGGGTAGAGTTCGGCCGTATCGATGAAGTTGACGCCCTTGTCGAAGGCGTAATCCAGTTGCTCGTGCGCCTCGGCGATGGAGTTCTGTGAACCCCAGGTCATGGTGCCCAGGCAGATTTCCGAGACTTTGATGCCGGTGCGGCCAAGCGTGTTGTAGCGCATCTAGATAAGTATCCTTGTGAAGGGCGGCGCCGACCTGGGAGGGAAGGGGCGCTGGCACCGGGAATGGAGCGGTCGCCTCGACCCTGGTGATCGGGTAGGGCAGAGCGACATCGGGCGGCAAACTTACGCCTTGATTGTTGAAGATCAAGGGCAAAAGGCCCCGTCGGCCGTGTCCGTGCCGGCCTCCAAGCTTGACTCGTCGGTAAGGAATGTGAATGGAGAGGAAGCCGGAGATGTATGGTTTCTGCCTGCATCCCGCTCTAACTCATAAGAACCGATCACTAGGATTTCGTGTCGCGCCGACCCGAAATCCTAGTGATCTAGGGAAGGGACGATCCCATGAGCATTGCATTCACGTTTCCAGGCCAGGGCAGCCAGGCTGTCGGCATGGGCAAGGATCTGGCCGACGCTTTTCCGGAAGCGGCAGCCGTCTTTGCCGAAGTCGATGAAGCACTCGGCCAGAAGCTGTCCGAGATCATGTGGAACGGCCCCGAGGAAACGCTGACGCTGACGGCGAACGCCCAGCCGGCGCTGATGGCCGTATCGATGGCCGTCATTCGCGTGCTCGAAGCCAAGGGCCTCGACCTCAAGTCCAAGGTTTCCTTCGTCGCCGGCCATTCGCTCGGCGAATACTCGGCGCTCTGTGCTGCCGGTACCTTCTCCATTGCCGACACGGCGCGTCTCCTGCGCATCCGCGGCAACGCCATGCAGGCGGCGGTTCCCGTCGGCAAGGGCGCAATGGCGGCGATCATCGGCCTCGAACATGCGGATGTCGAAGCCGTCTGCCGCGAAGCCTCCGCGCTCGGTTCCTGCCAGATCGCCAACGACAATGGTGGCGGCCAGCTGGTGATCTCCGGCGAGAAGGCTGCCGTCGAGAAGGCCGCAGCACTCGCTTCCGAAAAGGGCGCCAAGCGCGCTCTGATGCTGCCGGTCTCTGCCCCCTTCCATTCCGCGCTGATGGCGCCGGCTGCCGACGCGATGCGCGAGGCGCTGGCCAAGGTCGAGAAGCGTAATCCGGTGGTGCCTGTCATCGCCAACGTGCTCGCCGCCCCGGTCAGCGATGCCGACGAGATCGCCCGGCTGCTGGTCGAGCAGGTCACCGGCCAGGTCCGCTGGCGCGAGACGGTCGAATGGTTTGCCGCCAACAATGTCACGACGCTTTATGAACTCGGCTCCGGCAAGGTCCTGACCGGGCTTGCCCGCCGCATCGACAAGACCGTCAACGGTATCGCCGTCAATACGCCCGCCGATATCGACGCAGCACTCGCCGCCTTGCTCGCCTGAGCGAACGCCTAGGCGCTCCAGTTATAAGGAATCAAAGAGATGTTTGATCTTTCCGGCCGCAAGGCTCTCGTTACCGGTGCATCCGGTGGTATCGGCGAAGAAATCGCCCGCATGCTGCACGCCCAGGGAGCGACCGTCGGTCTGCACGGC from Ensifer adhaerens includes the following:
- the fabD gene encoding ACP S-malonyltransferase — its product is MSIAFTFPGQGSQAVGMGKDLADAFPEAAAVFAEVDEALGQKLSEIMWNGPEETLTLTANAQPALMAVSMAVIRVLEAKGLDLKSKVSFVAGHSLGEYSALCAAGTFSIADTARLLRIRGNAMQAAVPVGKGAMAAIIGLEHADVEAVCREASALGSCQIANDNGGGQLVISGEKAAVEKAAALASEKGAKRALMLPVSAPFHSALMAPAADAMREALAKVEKRNPVVPVIANVLAAPVSDADEIARLLVEQVTGQVRWRETVEWFAANNVTTLYELGSGKVLTGLARRIDKTVNGIAVNTPADIDAALAALLA
- a CDS encoding aldo/keto reductase; translation: MRYNTLGRTGIKVSEICLGTMTWGSQNSIAEAHEQLDYAFDKGVNFIDTAELYPTTPLSPETYGDTERFIGEWLVRRGRRDEVVVATKVAGPGRPYIRNGNPTTPEGIDQAIDASLRRLKTDYVDLYQLHWPNRGHYHFRNAWSYDPSRQDKDHVASDLRAILDKLGDLVKAGKVRAIGLSNETAWGTMKFIDMAERHSLPRVASIQNEYNLLYRAYDLDLSELSHHEDVGLLAYSPLAAGLLSGKYLDGAKPKGSRLSINGDLGGRFTPHQEPAVEGYVKLAREHGLDPAQMAIAFCLARPFMASVIIGATSMEQLKTNLGAIDLTLSQDIVNGIRRLHRIYPMPI